One window of the Lachancea thermotolerans CBS 6340 chromosome A complete sequence genome contains the following:
- the MUP1 gene encoding Mup1p (highly similar to uniprot|P50276 Saccharomyces cerevisiae YGR055W MUP1 High affinity methionine permease integral membrane protein with 13 putative membrane-spanning regions also involved in cysteine uptake), producing MFRSKYASQLNPFSKSEGRGPSESKAATTEFSGSDDIEHGEQFVTELDQGSKRLGLVSCIGLICNRMLGTGVFAVSSTIYTLCGSVGLALIMWAVGAIIALSGLYVYMEFGTAIPRNGGEKNYLEHICEKPRFFITCMYAAYVFFLGWAASNSVNSAVMFLTAADVEITTWKQRGVAVAVVCFCFLVNAINVRVGLLIQNVLGIFKIVIVLFISVTGWVALGGGLRDGVKTNNFHNAFEGTKDATAYGVVNALYNVIWSFVGYSNVNYALGEVKNPVRTLKIAGPTSLIFLAIVYIFVNIAYFAVVPKEKLISSKLVLAADFFDIVFGGSGKKAASVIVGLSAVGNVMSVIFSQGRIIQQLGREGVLPFSSFFATSKPFDSPLVGLLQHFIVCVVTILAPPPGDAYNFILNLISYPMNVVNLVVSSGLLWIYWKRRQGKITWNPPIKAGVVITTFFTLSNLYLVVAPYVPPTGDQSVYNSLPYWIHCVVTWGIFAFGAAYWVVWAYLMPKFGKYELVDTEVIGDDGFWRKKITKHYLDDAENDGESENNIVSETISIKNTADSSKESNKAGL from the coding sequence ATGTTTCGCTCTAAGTACGCATCTCAGTTAAACCCCTTCAGCAAGAGCGAGGGCAGGGGCCCCAGCGAGTCCAAGGCCGCTACAACGGAGTTCTCGGGCAGCGATGATATCGAGCACGGCGAGCAGTTTGTCACAGAACTGGACCAGGGATCCAAGCGGCTCGGCCTGGTGTCGTGCATCGGGCTGATTTGTAACCGGATGTTGGGCACAGGTGTGTTTGCCGTGTCGTCGACGATCTACACGCTCTGCGGGTCGGTCGGACTGGCGCTCATTATGTGGGCCGTGGGCGCGATCATCGCGCTGTCTGGCCTTTATGTTTACATGGAGTTTGGAACCGCGATCCCACGTAACGGTGGCGAGAAGAACTACCTGGAACACATTTGCGAGAAGCCACGCTTCTTTATCACTTGCATGTACGCGGCGTACGTGTTTTTCCTGGGCTGGGCCGCTAGTAACTCGGTCAACTCGGCAGTCATGTTTCTGACCGCTGCAGACGTCGAAATCACAACGTGGAAGCAACGAGGTGTCGCGGTCGCGGTCGTGTGTTTCTGTTTCCTGGTCAATGCAATTAACGTGCGCGTGGGTCTTCTTATCCAGAACGTGCTTggcattttcaagatcgtCATTGTGCTGTTCATCTCTGTGACGGGTTGGGTGGCCCTAGGCGGCGGCTTGCGCGACGGTGTCAAGACCAACAACTTCCACAACGCGTTCGAGGGCACCAAGGATGCCACGGCCTACGGTGTTGTCAATGCACTATACAACGTCATCTGGTCCTTCGTCGGCTACTCCAATGTTAACTACGCGCTGGGCGAGGTCAAAAACCCGGTGCGCACCCTTAAAATCGCGGGCCCAACTTCCTTGATCTTCCTGGCCATCGTGTACATTTTCGTCAACATCGCCTACTTCGCTGTTGTGCCCAAGGAAAAGCTCATTTCTTCCAAGCTGGTGCTCGCTGCTGATTTCTTCGACATTGTCTTCGGCGGTAGCGGCAAGAAGGCCGCCTCCGTGATCGTGGGTCTGAGTGCCGTTGGCAATGTCATGTCTGTCATTTTCTCACAGGGCAGAATCattcagcagcttggcCGTGAGGGTGTCCTTCCCTTCTCGAGTTTCTTTGCCACCTCTAAGCCTTTTGACTCTCCTCTCGTTGGCCTGCTACAGCACTTCATCGTCTGTGTCGTGACCATCTTGGCTCCCCCTCCAGGTGACGCTTACAACTTCATTCTAAACCTGATCTCGTACCCTATGAATGTGGTGAACCTCGTCGTCAGCTCAGGTCTGCTTTGGATATACTGGAAACGCCGCCAAGGTAAAATTACCTGGAATCCCCCCATCAAGGCAGGCGTCGTCATCACAACCTTCTTTACACTCTCCAACCTATATCTGGTGGTTGCACCTTATGTTCCTCCAACGGGCGATCAATCAGTCTACAACTCTCTACCTTACTGGATTCATTGTGTCGTTACTTGGGGCATCTTCGCATTTGGCGCCGCGTATTGGGTTGTTTGGGCCTACCTGATGCCCAAGTTCGGGAAATACGAACTTGTTGATACTGAAGTTATTGGGGATGACGGTTTctggagaaagaagatcACCAAACATTACCTCGACGACGCTGAAAATGATGGTGAAAGCGAAAACAACATTGTTTCTGAAACAATCTCTATCAAGAATACCGCGGACTCCTCGAAAGAATCAAACAAAGCTGGGCTTTGA
- a CDS encoding KLTH0A03300p (conserved hypothetical protein), which produces MAESDGQMQQFQRYLSKARKILCIVGSGVSASSGIATYQLQKGSWHGYTALDLATPEAFQNDPGLVWLFYSNRRYEALRAKPNEGHYALAELCRRYPSGISRRGDSASGQHPPASVNDKKKVLVVSQNVDGLHQRAGHPPESLVELHGSVFGLRCTQFFCNYRSRNSNDRFLTPALYRYTPRNRGANKKRTKRVSLHDGTETKKRRLDSTANGVQGQETDLEPPSSEEESERPEMFPTLEPGDLPSCPQCHQGILRPAVVWYGESLPLDQMDEVDQFFNKGGPVDLVLVIGTSGKVWPAMGYVERAKKSGSRVAIFNRVIEDLDQVRDSKDIWGFQGDAAQLLPKALKPLIGERYKPRDWRRR; this is translated from the coding sequence ATGGCGGAATCAGATGGTCAGATGCAGCAGTTTCAGAGATATCTTTCGAAGGCGCGAAAAATCCTTTGTATTGTAGGATCGGGTGTGTCTGCAAGCTCTGGAATCGCCACTTACCAGCTCCAGAAGGGCTCGTGGCATGGATATACTGCATTGGATCTGGCGACACCTGAGGCATTTCAGAATGATCCTGGTTTGGTATGGCTATTTTATTCAAACCGAAGATACGAGGCGCTGCGCGCGAAGCCAAATGAAGGCCACTACGCTTTAGCAGAGCTATGCAGGCGGTACCCTAGCGGGATTTCACGCAGGGGAGACTCTGCGTCTGGTCAGCACCCGCCAGCATCTGTTAATGATAAAAAAAAGGTTCTTGTGGTGTCTCAAAATGTCGATGGGCTGCATCAGCGAGCAGGCCATCCGCCAGAATCGCTGGTTGAACTGCATGGTAGTGTTTTTGGGCTCAGGTGTACACAGTTTTTCTGCAATTACCGGTCCAGGAACTCTAATGATCGATTTCTTACGCCCGCATTGTACAGGTATACTCCAAGGAACCGTGGGgcaaacaagaaaagaacgAAGCGCGTTTCGCTGCATGATGGCACTGAAACCAAGAAAAGGCGTCTTGATAGTACGGCCAATGGGGTGCAAGGACAGGAGACAGATTTGGAACCCCCTTCCTCTGAAGAGGAATCCGAGCGGCCCGAAATGTTTCCTACACTGGAACCCGGCGACCTTCCAAGCTGTCCCCAATGTCATCAGGGTATTCTCCGTCCAGCGGTGGTATGGTACGGAGAATCGCTTCCCCTTGACCAAATGGATGAGGTGGACCAGTTTTTTAACAAGGGCGGTCCGGTGGATCTAGTTTTAGTGATCGGGACCTCTGGCAAGGTCTGGCCTGCCATGGGCTATGTGGAGCGTGCGAAGAAATCCGGAAGCAGAGTGGCCATTTTCAATAGAGTTATAGAAGACTTGGACCAGGTCCGCGACAGCAAGGACATATGGGGTTTCCAGGGCGACGCTGCGCAGTTATTGCCTAAAGCGCTGAAGCCGCTAATAGGCGAACGGTACAAACCTCGCGATTGGAGAAGGCGCTGA
- a CDS encoding KLTH0A03322p (similar to uniprot|Q06488 Saccharomyces cerevisiae YLR357W RSC2 One of 15 subunits of the 'Remodel the Structure of Chromatin' (RSC) complex required for expression of mid-late sporulation-specific genes contains two essential bromodomains a bromo-adjacent homology (BAH) domain and an AT hook) has protein sequence MSEEKKQLQKRLKPLYDEVLKIKEPNGLEIYPIFQILPPRKDYPDYYRVIKHPMSLSTIKKRLSHHYGSANEFVRDLVQITWNARTYNTKQSDIYLYATILDDYIKAHIIPELRKFDSKVSYPNLGPLPDEIDSASRAHKDQDVTDIPVSNEILATSNGADSGNGADDTHEQDDDEDYNAQQQEEDEDEEYTEQKKPLPKIRIPPATQSPVPHQLPSHSMTPTPLYQRHQQQKTHMRRGRPPVIDLPYEQRIKNVLKVLKKDINERGENITAAFDRLPDEEREPQYYAMIANPISVDDIRKKVKQRKYKTFQLFQQDFKLAISNYQLYHRSQPAELRRAAELEKRFNELAQYELSRPDEDYMTDGELKYPMNQVEHNGSTYKIGDWILIHNSNDASKPTIAQIFRLWHTSDGRRWLNACWYLRPEQTVHRVDRLFYKNEVVKSGQYRDHLVDEIVGKCYVCHFTRFQRGDPDLEIEGPLFVCEFRYNESEKVFNKIRTWKGCLPEEIRDVEEATIPVLGRKFFKYESPIKHLLPPNATVNDPIPMPTEGAVNAPPLVGAVYLRPKVKKDDLGEYSTSDECPRYIMRPGDPVEHGKVDIETGTIVTNTQTTTALPKGGPSTTRLASLTKSRSASGLASMRQSNTAVYNPPAMKSTQYFPPGQSPASGQSPLPMQQTPLPSQASISQQQANGKSGSAGSTPAYQPPTIINSLAAQARTNNSVIGTISTDTPGAYVLPLQITKNVELLQRADYSSQARRLGKDQVPKRKRTKGEVLWFKGPSVAITERLLNSKNEYTDIPLNRWFKKRRMEYEEVDAEDNDYVNDDQEEDNQGDEDSEDEESSLAGTFPLGLRPSVSYMAFKIAQQAQHTQQAQQTQETQQTPQTQQTQPATIQAD, from the coding sequence ATGtcagaagagaagaaacaaCTACAGAAACGACTGAAACCGCTCTACGATGAGGTgttgaagatcaaggagCCCAATGGGCTTGAAATTTATCCTATATTTCAAATCTTGCCACCTAGAAAAGACTATCCAGACTACTACAGGGTAATAAAACACCCTATGTCTTTGAGCACAATCAAAAAGCGGCTCAGCCACCATTACGGCAGTGCAAACGAGTTTGTGCGCGACCTGGTTCAGATCACATGGAACGCTAGAACGTATAACACGAAGCAGTCGGACATATACCTTTACGCGACGATCTTGGACGATTATATAAAAGCGCACATTATTCCCGAGCTTCGCAAGTTCGACTCAAAGGTTTCTTACCCTAACCTTGGCCCACTCCCAGATGAGATCGACTCCGCGTCGCGGGCACACAAAGACCAAGATGTCACCGACATTCCTGTGAGCAATGAGATTCTGGCTACGAGCAATGGCGCCGACAGCGGCAACGGCGCTGACGACACTCACGAGcaagatgatgatgaggaCTATAATgcccagcagcaggaagaggatgaggacgaagagTACACGGAACAGAAAAAACCACTGCCTAAAATTCGCATTCCCCCTGCAACGCAATCTCCTGTACCTCATCAGCTACCTTCCCATTCTATGACGCCGACACCTTTATACCAGAGACACCAGCAGCAAAAAACCCACATGAGACGTGGTAGACCACCGGTTATAGATCTGCCATATGAGCAGCGTATCAAAAATGTCCTGAAGGtgctgaagaaggacaTCAACGAAAGAGGCGAGAACATCACTGCTGCTTTCGATCGGTTACCTGACGAAGAGCGGGAACCGCAATACTACGCTATGATTGCCAACCCAATCTCGGTGGACGATATACGGAAAAAAGTCAAGCAAAGGAAGTACAAAACCTTCCAGCTGTTTCAGCaggacttcaagctggCCATAAGCAACTACCAGCTTTATCATCGTTCACAACCTGCGGAACTAAGGCGTGCCGCAGAACTAGAGAAACGTTTCAATGAGTTAGCTCAGTATGAACTTTCACGCCCAGATGAGGACTACATGACCGATGGTGAGCTCAAGTACCCAATGAACCAAGTGGAACATAATGGCTCGACTTACAAGATTGGCGATTGGATCCTAATTCACAATTCTAACGATGCTTCGAAGCCTACTATTGCGCAAATTTTCAGACTGTGGCATACCTCCGACGGAAGACGCTGGCTTAATGCGTGCTGGTACCTAAGGCCAGAGCAAACTGTCCACCGTGTTGACAGACTGTTCTACAAAAATGAAGTTGTTAAATCAGGCCAGTATAGAGATCATCTCGTTGATGAAATTGTTGGAAAGTGTTACGTGTGTCACTTTACCAGATTTCAGAGAGGTGACCCCGACTTGGAAATTGAAGGCCCTCTGTTTGTGTGTGAGTTTCGCTACAACGAAAGTGAAAAGGTCTTCAACAAGATCAGAACCTGGAAAGGGTGTCTACCAGAAGAAATACGTGATGTCGAAGAGGCAACAATACCTGTATTGGGCaggaaatttttcaagtatGAGTCCCCTATTAAACACTTGCTTCCTCCAAATGCTACTGTCAATGATCCCATTCCAATGCCCACAGAAGGTGCAGTTAATGCTCCACCTCTGGTGGGGGCGGTGTATTTGAGGCCAAAGGTTAAAAAAGATGATCTAGGTGAATATTCAACGTCAGACGAATGTCCTCGTTATATCATGAGGCCTGGAGACCCTGTTGAACATGGAAAAGTTGACATTGAAACCGGCACTATCGTCACGAATACACAGACGACGACAGCGCTCCCTAAGGGTGGACCCTCAACTACCAGACTTGCATCTTTGACTAAAAGTCGGAGTGCTAGTGGCTTGGCGAGCATGCGTCAGTCGAACACTGCGGTCTACAATCCGCCCGCCATGAAATCAACACAATACTTCCCGCCAGGACAATCACCTGCATCAGGCCAGAGCCCGCTGCCCATGCAACAAACGCCTCTACCTTCTCAAGCTTCTATCTCCCAACAGCAGGCGAATGGGAAATCAGGGTCTGCCGGCAGCACGCCAGCTTATCAGCCCCCCACAATCATCAACAGTCTAGCAGCCCAGGCGCGTACGAACAACTCCGTTATCGGCACCATTTCCACCGATACGCCAGGCGCTTACGTGCTTCCGCTCCAGATTACGAAAAACgttgagcttctgcagAGAGCCGATTATAGCTCTCAAGCAAGAAGGCTTGGTAAGGACCAAGTTCCTAAACGGAAGCGGACGAAGGGCGAGGTGCTGTGGTTCAAGGGACCCAGTGTTGCTATTACTGAGCGTCTCTTGAACTCTAAGAATGAATACACCGACATTCCGCTGAACAGATGGTTCAAAAAGCGTAGAATGGAGTATGAGGAGGTTGACGCGGAGGACAATGATTATGTTAACGATGACCAAGAAGAGGACAACCAAGGGGATGAAGATTCcgaggacgaagaatcTTCTCTAGCAGGAACATTCCCCCTGGGACTCAGGCCGTCGGTTTCTTATATGGCCTTCAAAATAGCTCAGCAGGCCCAACACACACAGCAAGCCCAGCAAACGCAAGAAACGCAGCAAACACCGCAGACGCAGCAAACACAGCCTGCAACTATTCAGGCCGATTGA